The nucleotide sequence CGATAATGATTTGGTTGATATCGATTGGGATAAAGTTGAAGATGAATTCTCACCAAAAGGACGAGATGAAGAAATGAATTATGATAAAGATCCTGAATTTGCTGAAATTTTGGGTACTTCAATTGATGATCCTGCTAAAGCTAGGTCTAAAGTAAGTTCATTATCGTTACATTTTGTTAATATGGCAAAAAAGTTGCTACAAAAGTAATTGTATATATCGATATAGGATGTATCATGTATCATGTATGctgagtgtttgttaaaatgtcagaTAGAAGAGAGGATGAAGAAGAAAAGGGATAAGATTATTCAGCGTAAAACTGGTTCGGCCACGCCTATGCAAGTAATTTTCAACAAGTAAGCTTAATGAGTTTCTGAATTTATTCATGTAAACAAATGTTGCATAGGGGCTGCACGGagggggttttaccggccatgccctcggattggtccgggtttcctaTAGGGCAGTAGTTGGGTGTgggtgtgtggggggggggggggggtggggttGGGGGGGGGgtatgcaactacgggagatgaacaCGTGGGTGGTTAAGTTCCCaggtgatcccaaactgatgtaaAAAAAAACAAATGTTGCATGTCAAACTCTGAACTTAGTCTTGTTTGCAGCAAAATACTATAATAAATTAGGACTGCTACTTGAACTTATTCTTGATAGATTAACAGCAACAAAATACTTTAAAAAATATTTTTGTCGGAACTAATTCAGGTAGATTATTTCAGATTCGAGTTCAATAACTCGTATATTTGGATTGAGTTCTACCATGCTCCGTTAGACAAAGACATTAAAATGATTTGCGACGTAAGTTACTTTTTTTCTACAAAAGTATTCAGATAACTATTAATCTCGACTCATATATCTGTGTGTATAAGAAAGTTATATTCGTTTTGCAGACAATTCGTTCATGGCATATTGTTGGACGTCTTGGTGGGTGCAATTCTATGAATATGCAAGTAATTGCTCATAATTTTACATACTTTAAGGTTGAATTATTTAGTACTTAATGTATAAGTGACATGTGTAAATGTGTACGATTTTTGCAGCTTTCACAATCTACTACAGACAAGAGACCAAGTTATGATGATATTCTAGGAGCAAACATTGAACCGACTACATTTTACAACATCAGTGATCTTGAAATTCAAGACAACGTAGCACGCTTATGGTAAATTTATACAGAACCTAAACATAACCCTTTTCTTTGcgttatgtgtttttttttttttcatatttgtTTTGATATAACGAGAAGTGGTGTTTAGATCATGTGGATGAACCTATATCCAAGCCAGTGCATACCTCAGAATATTGCAAGAGATGTTATTGTTGTCCATTTCATATGGTGCTAGTGTATAGCCTCATTGAATAGCCTAGATTATGAATTTAGAGGTGGCATGGAACCATTTACTTATAAATGGgtcaattttatttatatattatctctAATATGTCGAAAGGCTGTTAATTATAAATGTTAACTAGAAGAAGAAAACGGGTCAAAAGTGGGCCAAAATCAGTTACATCCTTTTATTATATTAaaagattatatattatataattgaaataataaaacatgAGTAATCATTATTGACACACTATTTACAACAACATTACTCAATTCCACGAAATGAAGTGTTGCAAGTTCACCCAACTTGACCCGTACCAAAATTGCCCCTTTGAACCACTATCCACCCCGTGAGCATGTACATTAGGGTGGTACCTATTTCCATGGTATATGTTTTGAAGTATCATTTTGTGTGACAATTGACAAGCGTTTATATCTTTGATATTCCATATATTGATGACAAGAGTTGTTGGGTTCTACTTTTTCAGGGTAGATATTGGTACCAGTGAGCCTTTGCTGTTGGACGTATTGATAAATGCAATGACGCAAATAAGTTCCGAGTAAGTTCTATAATTCTTCCTTGCGTTCCTTCATCATTTTGTCGGGTCCCACTTTCACCAAATTAATAAATTCCTGATAAATAATTTTTTTCTGAATGAATCATTAACAGAACTTTTCTTCTGTTTCTGCTGGAATTTTGTATGCAGTCATGTTGGAATCAAGCAGATGGTTTTTGGTGGATCTGAATATGAAAACTGGAGTCCAAACTTGAAATCAGAAGATGAAGGTTATTGTGTACACAAAATTTAGGCAACTTATGTAGTGTAGTTTATAAATTGTACTTCACTATGAAATATAAACATCATCTTACTTCTTTGTTGTAAACTTAAAATAATAGAGGTATTTGTGACCTGATTAGCATTAAAAATTGAACAAATATTCTTGGAATTTGATACACATGAATACTTGGTTCCTGTATATTAGTTGATGTAACCAAAAGAAAACATGATCATTTAAGTAGTGACACAAGGGGTTAAGGTTGACAGAACATTGTCACGGATTAATCTGTTTAGGATAACTTGAACATAGAAAAATTTATCACATTCCCTTTtgttttcatcatcattatcaacgaGATGTCGAGATGATAAGGATGTTGAATTATACCATTGTTTATTTTGTAAATATGCAACACCTAGCACACGTACATACATTATTATTCAATAAAAATACGGAGTATTTTAACACGTACATACATTATTCAATAAAATTACAGAGTAAGATTTTATAGATAGCTAGTTTTACCATTTTACCATTATGGTAACAGTATGAATTTTTATTCAAAAGTGTCCACAAAAAGTGTGCGCCAAGTTGTATTTATAATCTGAACATAAATGGTTAAAAGTAGCATATAAGGGTAAATTGTAATAAATTGTAAAGATTAATGATATTTAATGGTTATTCTTTTTAAGTGATCAATTAGTTTATAatgaatataaataaaaaaaaacgtttGGCTTGGATTTTGGAATGTTTATAAACAGTGATACCCATCTTAAATCAACCTATGCGAACCTAAACAGGTTCCCCAGCCAGATTCTAAATGATGTACGGAGTATATAATATCAATACTAACATTCATATTGGAACTGGGACAGAGGAGGTATTATTGTGTATTTTTGTGAACATTTTGTAACTAAGAAGGTGAATTAGCTCTTTACGTTTCTTTTTATCTATAGTGCATTAGTGCCCATGTGGTTGTATTCAATGTTGCAAACCATAACCATATTACTAGGTTAATCACTTGGTAGCTTGTGACTCGATTAAATGTAAAAGAATGCTAAAACAACATAAATTAAAATGTTGCAAACCATAAGCATATTACTAGCTAGGTTCTTCACCTTGGTAACTTGTGACTTGATTCAATGTAATAGAAATACTGAAATAGAGAATGCTATAACAACAGATCCAAAACGTTATAAAGCTCAGCACAAGATTACAAACATATAAAGAGGTCCATAACCATAAGAAATTTAAGAAAGTCTCATTGTAATACTACTCTGCTAGTCCTCATAATTTCAAGAGCTTTTAACAGACACTTTCTGTGCAACCACTTTAATAGCTTCAATCCTTGCATCAACGAGTTTCTGTAGctgctcctcttgtttgattttaTCATCCTCTTCCATCTCAACCTCCTTCGATTCCTCACCATCTCCTCCACTCGTCTTAAACATTACAAACGATGCTTCAGGATCGTACTCTGTTGGGATATCAATCACCCGTTTCCCACTTGCACCGGTATCTTTACCGATGACATCAGCTCTGATACGGTCCAACACAATGGTTTTGAAATTCTCTAAGAATTTATCAATGGGGTCAAGGGCTATGTAGATCAGGATCTCCCAACACTGGACAAACTGTTTTTTGTTTATTTTCAGTGTCTTTCTCACTTCTTCAATGGTGTCTGATGGTGGCCCAAACCGGGTAATGGTGGTTCTTTTAGCTAAGTTTTCTTCCTTTAGA is from Rutidosis leptorrhynchoides isolate AG116_Rl617_1_P2 chromosome 10, CSIRO_AGI_Rlap_v1, whole genome shotgun sequence and encodes:
- the LOC139873028 gene encoding uncharacterized protein; this translates as MNVLQLTSIQFPRISNSTINQFNSFPSFSTSNIKLHFTRDTSRYLVKVGETRPAKSTDLVTQIKELEAEEDEEVHDDNDLVDIDWDKVEDEFSPKGRDEEMNYDKDPEFAEILGTSIDDPAKARSKIEERMKKKRDKIIQRKTGSATPMQVIFNKFEFNNSYIWIEFYHAPLDKDIKMICDTIRSWHIVGRLGGCNSMNMQLSQSTTDKRPSYDDILGANIEPTTFYNISDLEIQDNVARLWVDIGTSEPLLLDVLINAMTQISSDHVGIKQMVFGGSEYENWSPNLKSEDEGYCVHKI